Part of the Faecalibacterium duncaniae genome, CCTGAGCCTTGATGGAGTCCAGCATCTTTGCGCAGGCACGGGTACCATTGCGGGTCATGCAGCGGGAAATGATGTCGGGCAGGGTCTTTTTGGTCACGCGGAAGCTGACCTCATACTCCAGCCAGTGCTCCGGGTCGGTGCGGTCGATATAACCCAGGTTCTGAGGAACGGGGTTATTGAAGATGATCCGGCCAACGGTGGCATCCACCAGACCGGTGCGCTCCACACCGTCAATGACCATGGTGCGGCGGACCTTGATGGGAGCGTGCAGGGTCACAACGTGCTCTGCATAGGCCATCAGGGCCTCGTTCTCATCACGGAAGATCTTGCCTGCACCCTCTTCGTTCTCACGAACGGTGGTCAGGTAGTAGCTGCCCAGGATCATATCCTGAGTAGGAACGGTAACAGGTGCGCCGTCAGAGGGCTTCAGCAGGTTGCCGGAAGCCAGCATCAGCATCTTGGCCTCACGGCAGGCATCCTCGCCCAGGGGCAGGTGAACTGCCATCTGGTCACCGTCGAAGTCAGCGTTGAACGCGGTACATGCCAGTGGGTGCAGCTTGATGGCACGGCCCTCGACCAGCACGGGGTTGAAGGCCTGAATGCCCAGACGGTGCAGGGTAGGTGCACGGTTCAGCAGGACCGGGTGGCCCTTGATCACGGTCTCCAGGCTGTCCCAGACCTCGGGCTTTGCACGCTCGACCATCTTACGGGCAGACTTGATGTTGTTGGCAACACCCTTCTCGACCAGATCCTTCATCACGAAGGGCTTGAACAGCTCCAGAGCCATCTCCTTGGGCAGACCGCACTGATCCATCTTCAGCTCAGGGCCGACGACGATAACGGAACGGCCGGAGTAGTCAACACGCTTGCCCAGCAGGTTCTGGCGGAAGCGGCCCTGCTTGCCCTTCAGCAGATCGGACAGGCTCTTCAGGGCACGGTTGTTGGGGCCGGTGACCGGGCGGCCGCGGCGGCCGTTGTCGATCAGGCTGTCAACTGCTTCCTGCAGCATCCGCTTCTCGTTGCGCACGATGATGTCGGGAGCACCCAGCTCCAGCAGGCGGCGCAGACGGTTGTTGCGGTTGATCACGCGGCGGTACAGGTCGTTCAGGTCGGAGGTGGCAAAACGGCCGCCATCCAGCTGGACCATGGGGCGCAGATCAGGGGGCAGCACGGGCAGCACGTCCATGACCATCCACTCGGGGCGGTTGCCGGAAATGCGGAATGCCTCAACGACCTCCAGACGCTTCAGGATGCGGACCTTCTTCTGGCCGGAGGACTTTTCCACCTCAGCGGTCAGCTCAGCGCTCAGCTGATCCAGATCGATCTCCTTCAGCAGCTCCTGGATGGCCTCAGCACCCATGGATGCCTCAAACTCATCGCCGTAGCGCTCACGCATCTCACGGTATTCCTTCTCGGTCAGCAGTTGCTTCTTTTCCAGCGGGGTCAGACCGGGATTGGTAACGATATAGCTTGCAAAGTACAGGACCTTCTCCAGCAGGCGGGGGCTGATGTCCAGCATCAGGCCAATGCGGCTGGGGATGCCCTTGAAGTACCAGATGTGGCTGACGGGCGCGGCCAGCTCAATGTGGCCCATGCGCTCACGGCGAACCTTTGCCTTGGTGACCTCGACACCGCAGCGATCGCAGATCTTGCCCTTGTAGCGGATGCGCTTGTACTTGCCGCAGTGGCACTCCCAGTCCTTGGTAGGTCCAAAAATGCGCTCGCAGTACAGGCCGTCGCGCTCCGGCTTCAGGGTGCGGTAGTTGATGGTCTCAGGCTTCTTGACCTCGCCGTAGCTCCAGTTGCGGATCTGCTCCGGAGAAGCCAGGCCGATTTTAATGGAATCGAAAACGTTGTTTTCCATGAAACGAACCCTTTCTTAATCTCTAGTTAAAAATCCACTTCGTCGGAAGCGGGAGCCGCACTGCCGGAGTTGTCATCTTCCAGCACAGAAGGATCATCGAAGCCTGCGTCAGCATCCTTGATGGTGTAATCGTTCAGCAGCTCATTCTCGTTGGTAACAGTCTCGGAACCTGCAACATCACGCATATCAAAGCCGGTCTCTTCGTCGTCGAAGTTCTGGCGCATATCGATCTCGTTGCCGTCCTTGTCCTGGACCACAACGTCCATACCCAGAGACTGCAGCTCCTTCAGCATAACGCGGAAGGACTCGGGGATGCCGGGCTGCGGGATGGGTTCGCCCTTGACAATGGCCTCGTAGGTCTTGACACGGCCCTCAACGTCATCGGACTTGACGGTCAGGATCTCCTGCAGGGTGTAAGCGGCACCGTAAGCTTCCAGAGCCCAGACTTCCATCTCGCCGAAGCGCTGACCGCCGAACTGAGCCTTGCCGCCCAGAGGCTGCTGGGTGACCAGAGAGTAGGGGCCGGTGGAACGGGCATGGATCTTATCATCGACCAGGTGATGCAGCTTGAGGTAGTACATATAACCAACGGTAACGCGGTTATCGAACTTCTCGCCGGTACGGCCATCGTAAACGGTGGTCTTGCCATCACGGTCCAGCTCGATCTTGGAGAAGTCGATGATGTGGCCCTTCTCACCCATGATCTTGGGCAGCTTGGTGGGATATGCGGGAGCATTCTCACCGTGCCACAGCTCACGGGCGGTGTCGAAGGTATCGCCGATGTCGTTCTCACGCGCGGAATCGAACACGGGGGTCATAACCTTGATGCCGCATGCCTTGGCAGCGTAGCCCAGGTTGACTTCCAGCACCTGACCGATGTTCATACGGGAAGGAACGCCCAGGGGGTTCAGCACGATGTCCAGCGGGGTGCCGTCGGGCAGGTAGGGCATATCCTCCTGCGGCAGGATACGGGAAACGACACCCTTGTTGCCGTGACGGCCTGCCATCTTATCGCCGACGCTGATCTTACGCTTCTGAGCGATGTAGCAGCGGACGACCTCGCGGACACCGGGCTGCAGCTCATCGCTGTTTTCAGGAGTAAAGACCTTGACATCCACGATGATGCCGTACTCGCCGTGGGGCACGCGCAGAGAGGTATCACGGACTTCGCGGGCCTTCTCGCCGAAGATGGCGCGGAGCAGGCGCTCCTCAGCGGTCAGCTCGGTCTCACCCTTCGGGGTGACCTTGCCGACCAGGATGTCGCCGCTCTTGACCTCGGCACCGATGCGGATGATGCCGCGCTCGTCCAGATCCTTCAGGGCATCCTCGGAGACGTTGGGGATATCACGGGTGATCTCCTCAGGTCCGAGCTTGGTGTCACGGGACTCGGTCTCGTACTCTTCAATATGGATCGAGGTATACACATCCTCGCGGACGATCTTCTCGTTCAGCAGGACAGCGTCCTCGTAGTTGTAGCCCTCCCAGGTCATAAAGCCGATCAGGGCGTTCTTACCCAGAGAGATCTCACCGTTGCGCATGGCCGGGCCGTCGGCCAGCACCTGACCGGCCTTGACGCTCTCGCCCACTTCAACGATGGGACGCTGGTTGATGCAGGTGCCTGCGTTGGAGCGGGCAAACTTGACCAGCGGGTAGTTGTCCACGCCGCCCTGTGCATTGCGGACGGTGACGTGGTCGGCATCCATCTTCTCAACGATACCGTCGTTCTTTGCCAGAACAGCGGTGCCGGAGTCGGTGGCAGCCTTGTATTCCATACCGGTAGCCACGATGGGCTGCTGGGTGACCATCAGAGGCACTGCCTGACGCTGCATGTTGGAGCCCATCAGAGCACGGTTACAGTCATCGTTCTCCAGGAAGGGGATGCAGGCGGTCGCAACAGAGACCATCATTCGGGGCGAAACGTCCATATAATCGACCTTATCGGCATCGATTTCCAGGATGTCATCGCGGCGGCGGGCAGAAACACGGGGACGGATGAAGTGCTTGGTCTCATCCAGAGGCTCGTTGGCCTGAGCAACAACGTACTCGTCCTCAACGTCAGCGGTCATATACTCCACTTCATCGGTAACGACCTGATCGATCAGCTTGCCGTTTTCGTCGTAAGTCTTTTTGACCTTGCGGTAGGGAGCCTCAACGAAGCCGTACTCGTTGATCTTGGCGTAGGATGCCAGATAGGAGATCAGACCGATGTTGGGGCCTTCAGGGGTCTCAATGGGGCACATACGACCATAGTGGCTGTAGTGAACGTCACGAACCTCGAAACCTGCGCGGTCACGGCTCAGACCGCCGGGGCCCAGAGCAGACAGACGGCGCTTGTGGGTCAGCTCAGCCAGAGGGTTGTTCTGATCCATGAACTGAGACAGCGGAGAGGAGCCGAAGAACTCCTTGATGGCGGCAACCACAGGACGGATGTTGATCAGTGCCTGCGGGGTGATAACGCTCTGATCCTGGCTCTGCAGAGTCATGCGCTCACGGATGACGCGCTCCATGCGGGAGAAGCCGATGCGGAACTGGTTCTGCAGCAGCTCACCAACGCTGCGGATGCGGCGGTTGCCCAGATGGTCGATATCATCGGTGGTGCCAACGCCGTGGCCCAGACCGTTCAGGTAGTTGATGGAGGACAGGATGTCCTTCACGGTGACGGTGCGGCCGATCAGCTGGTCATGGTTGCGGCGGAGCATTTCCTTCTGCTCCTCCACATCGGAGGTGGTGTCGAGGATCTTCTTGATCTCATCAAAGGAGCAGCGCTCGTTGATGCCGCACTCCTTGACATCAAAGGAGAAGAAGCCCTGTGCGTCCACACAGCCGTTGGTGATGACCTTGACCTTCTTGCCATCAATGCTCAGAATAACGGTATCCACACCGGCGGCATCTGCCTTCTCGGCCAGCTCACGGGTGATCTTGCCCTTGGCCTCAACGATGATCTCGCCGGTCAGGGGAGCAACGATGTTCTCAGCGGCAACAAAGCCGGTGATGCGGCGGGCCAGAGACAGCTTCTTGTTCATCTTGTAGCGGCCAAAACGAGACAGGTCGTAGCGGCGCGGATCGAAGAACAGCATGTTGATCTGGTTGGTAGCGGACTCCACCGTGGGGGGCTCGCCGGGGCGCAGCTTGCGGTAGACCTCCAGCAGGCCCTCGTCCTGGTTCTTGGTGGTGTCCTTCTCCAGAGTGGCCAGGATGCGCTCATCCTCGCCAAAGAAGTTCAGGATCTCCTCATCAGAGGAAAGGCCCAGCGCACGGCACAGCACGGTGACAGGCAGCTTACGGTTCTTATCGATACGGACATAGAACACGTTGGCGGCATCGGTCTCGTACTCCAGCCATGCACCGCGGTTGGGGTTCATGGTTGCGCTGTACAGGTCGTTGCCTACCTTATCTTTGGCATCTCCGTAGAATACGCCGGGAGAACGGACCAGCTGGCTGACAATGGCACGCTCGGCACCGTTGATCACAAAGGTGCCCGCATCGGTCATCAGCGGGAAGTCGCCCATGAAAATTTCCTGGTCCTTGACCTCGCCGGTCTCCTTGTTCAGCAGACGGGCAGTCACGCGCAGGGGGGCAGCGTAGGTCACGTCGCGCTCCTTGCACTCCTTGATGCTGTACTTGGGCTCCTTATCCAGACGGAAGTCCACGAAGCTCAGCGCCAGGTTACCGGTGTAGTCCTCAATGGTGCCGATGTCGTGGAAGACCTCTTTCAGGCCCTCGTCCAGGAACCACTGGTAAGAGTTCTTCTGGACCTCGATCAGGTTCGGCATACTGATGACTTCGTCGATGTGGGAGAAGCTCATGCGCTCGGTTTTGCCGAGCTTTACGGGCTTGACTTTCATCATAAAATCAACCACTCCTTACTTTTATACTCTACGGATATTGCGTTATACGGGTCAGATTTGAGCACACACACATAAATCGACCCGTATCCTCCAAGGAAGTTCGTCGCTTTTCACAAACTTTTCGGTCAACACCGTCCAGCCGC contains:
- the rpoC gene encoding DNA-directed RNA polymerase subunit beta', whose translation is MENNVFDSIKIGLASPEQIRNWSYGEVKKPETINYRTLKPERDGLYCERIFGPTKDWECHCGKYKRIRYKGKICDRCGVEVTKAKVRRERMGHIELAAPVSHIWYFKGIPSRIGLMLDISPRLLEKVLYFASYIVTNPGLTPLEKKQLLTEKEYREMRERYGDEFEASMGAEAIQELLKEIDLDQLSAELTAEVEKSSGQKKVRILKRLEVVEAFRISGNRPEWMVMDVLPVLPPDLRPMVQLDGGRFATSDLNDLYRRVINRNNRLRRLLELGAPDIIVRNEKRMLQEAVDSLIDNGRRGRPVTGPNNRALKSLSDLLKGKQGRFRQNLLGKRVDYSGRSVIVVGPELKMDQCGLPKEMALELFKPFVMKDLVEKGVANNIKSARKMVERAKPEVWDSLETVIKGHPVLLNRAPTLHRLGIQAFNPVLVEGRAIKLHPLACTAFNADFDGDQMAVHLPLGEDACREAKMLMLASGNLLKPSDGAPVTVPTQDMILGSYYLTTVRENEEGAGKIFRDENEALMAYAEHVVTLHAPIKVRRTMVIDGVERTGLVDATVGRIIFNNPVPQNLGYIDRTDPEHWLEYEVSFRVTKKTLPDIISRCMTRNGTRACAKMLDSIKAQGYKYSTLSAISVAVCDAVIPPQKDELIADADKQVSQVNKLFNRGLISENERYTQTINIWQATTDKVSKALAANLPKDNEIFMMADSGARGSMNQIKQLAGMRGLLANTAGKTIEMPIRANYREGLNILEYFVSARGARKGLADTALRTADSGYLTRRMVDVSQEVIVREIDCGTTDGLWVSEIHEGKEKIESFRERIIGRYAVGDVINPVTGEVIVPEGKMIDLYDANDIEAAGITKLKIRSLLTCRAKVGVCAHCYGSDMANGEPVQLGESIGVIAAESIGEPGTQLTMRTFHTGGIASAEDITQGLPRVEELFESRRPKSMAIMSEISGVVSQDDTKKNVVIKVTGKDENGAEVVKSYSIPFTQHARVMPGDRVEKGDIITREGVLYPQDILAIKGLSDVQNYLISEVQKVYRLQGVEINDKHIEVIVRQMCRKVRVTDSGSSDLIGGALANRLEVENINAELQKRIDDGEEGIKLVEYQQVLLGITKAALANESFLSAASFQETTRVLTEAAIKGKVDPLAGLKENVIIGKLIPAGTGLPEVREDLKRREQERDEAVAAELAAANQQ
- a CDS encoding DNA-directed RNA polymerase subunit beta yields the protein MMKVKPVKLGKTERMSFSHIDEVISMPNLIEVQKNSYQWFLDEGLKEVFHDIGTIEDYTGNLALSFVDFRLDKEPKYSIKECKERDVTYAAPLRVTARLLNKETGEVKDQEIFMGDFPLMTDAGTFVINGAERAIVSQLVRSPGVFYGDAKDKVGNDLYSATMNPNRGAWLEYETDAANVFYVRIDKNRKLPVTVLCRALGLSSDEEILNFFGEDERILATLEKDTTKNQDEGLLEVYRKLRPGEPPTVESATNQINMLFFDPRRYDLSRFGRYKMNKKLSLARRITGFVAAENIVAPLTGEIIVEAKGKITRELAEKADAAGVDTVILSIDGKKVKVITNGCVDAQGFFSFDVKECGINERCSFDEIKKILDTTSDVEEQKEMLRRNHDQLIGRTVTVKDILSSINYLNGLGHGVGTTDDIDHLGNRRIRSVGELLQNQFRIGFSRMERVIRERMTLQSQDQSVITPQALINIRPVVAAIKEFFGSSPLSQFMDQNNPLAELTHKRRLSALGPGGLSRDRAGFEVRDVHYSHYGRMCPIETPEGPNIGLISYLASYAKINEYGFVEAPYRKVKKTYDENGKLIDQVVTDEVEYMTADVEDEYVVAQANEPLDETKHFIRPRVSARRRDDILEIDADKVDYMDVSPRMMVSVATACIPFLENDDCNRALMGSNMQRQAVPLMVTQQPIVATGMEYKAATDSGTAVLAKNDGIVEKMDADHVTVRNAQGGVDNYPLVKFARSNAGTCINQRPIVEVGESVKAGQVLADGPAMRNGEISLGKNALIGFMTWEGYNYEDAVLLNEKIVREDVYTSIHIEEYETESRDTKLGPEEITRDIPNVSEDALKDLDERGIIRIGAEVKSGDILVGKVTPKGETELTAEERLLRAIFGEKAREVRDTSLRVPHGEYGIIVDVKVFTPENSDELQPGVREVVRCYIAQKRKISVGDKMAGRHGNKGVVSRILPQEDMPYLPDGTPLDIVLNPLGVPSRMNIGQVLEVNLGYAAKACGIKVMTPVFDSARENDIGDTFDTARELWHGENAPAYPTKLPKIMGEKGHIIDFSKIELDRDGKTTVYDGRTGEKFDNRVTVGYMYYLKLHHLVDDKIHARSTGPYSLVTQQPLGGKAQFGGQRFGEMEVWALEAYGAAYTLQEILTVKSDDVEGRVKTYEAIVKGEPIPQPGIPESFRVMLKELQSLGMDVVVQDKDGNEIDMRQNFDDEETGFDMRDVAGSETVTNENELLNDYTIKDADAGFDDPSVLEDDNSGSAAPASDEVDF